Proteins encoded together in one Streptomyces umbrinus window:
- the rpsN gene encoding 30S ribosomal protein S14, translating into MAKKSKIAKNEKRREIVARYAERRAELKEIVRRPSSTDAERSAARRELERQPRDASATRVRNRDSVDGRPRGYLRTFGLSRVNLRDQAHKGFLPGVRKSSW; encoded by the coding sequence ATGGCCAAGAAGAGCAAGATCGCGAAGAACGAGAAGCGGCGGGAGATCGTCGCCCGGTACGCCGAGCGGCGGGCCGAGCTGAAGGAGATCGTCCGCAGGCCGTCCTCGACGGACGCCGAACGGTCCGCCGCCCGGCGCGAGTTGGAACGGCAGCCGCGTGACGCGAGCGCCACGCGCGTACGCAACCGGGACAGCGTGGACGGGCGGCCGCGCGGCTACCTGAGGACGTTCGGGCTCTCGCGGGTGAACCTGCGGGACCAGGCGCACAAGGGGTTCCTGCCGGGGGTCCGGAAGTCCTCCTGGTAG
- a CDS encoding DUF397 domain-containing protein, producing MAATELRGAAWQKSMHSNSQGSCVEFARLPGGEVAVRNSRFPDGPALIYTPAEIEAMLLGIKDGEFDHLVAG from the coding sequence ATGGCTGCCACGGAGCTGCGCGGAGCGGCCTGGCAGAAGAGCATGCACAGCAACTCGCAGGGCTCCTGCGTGGAGTTCGCCCGGCTGCCGGGCGGCGAGGTGGCGGTGCGCAACTCGCGCTTCCCCGACGGCCCCGCCCTCATCTACACGCCTGCCGAGATCGAGGCCATGCTCCTGGGCATCAAGGACGGCGAGTTCGACCACCTGGTCGCGGGCTGA
- a CDS encoding Clp protease N-terminal domain-containing protein produces the protein MTTNPCATTSVRLDDLIEAIKKVHEDALDQLQDAVIAADHLGDVADHLIGHFVDQARRSGASWTDIGKSMGVTRQAAQKRFVPKAESDLDPSQGFSRYTPRARNVVIVSQNEAKSAGNDLIRTEHLILGLVAEPEGLGAKAITAQGVTLDAVREAATAALPPSAEDVPALIPFDSNAKKSLELTFREALRLGHNYIGTEHILLALLEHEAGAGLLSGLGVDKAAAEANVAEALEKVRKSLQED, from the coding sequence ATGACCACGAATCCATGTGCCACCACCTCCGTACGCCTCGACGATCTGATCGAGGCCATCAAGAAGGTTCACGAAGACGCTCTCGACCAGCTCCAGGACGCGGTGATCGCGGCGGACCACCTCGGCGATGTGGCCGACCATCTGATCGGTCACTTCGTGGACCAGGCCCGGCGTTCGGGTGCGTCCTGGACGGACATCGGCAAGAGCATGGGGGTCACCCGGCAGGCGGCCCAGAAGCGGTTCGTGCCGAAGGCGGAGTCGGACCTCGACCCCAGCCAGGGCTTCAGCCGCTACACGCCACGGGCCAGGAACGTGGTGATCGTCTCCCAGAACGAGGCCAAGAGCGCGGGCAACGACCTGATCCGCACCGAGCACCTGATCCTCGGTCTGGTCGCCGAGCCGGAGGGCCTCGGAGCGAAGGCGATCACCGCGCAGGGCGTCACCCTGGACGCCGTGCGCGAGGCCGCGACCGCCGCCCTCCCGCCGAGCGCCGAGGACGTACCCGCACTCATCCCCTTCGACAGCAACGCCAAGAAGAGCCTCGAACTCACCTTCCGCGAGGCCCTCCGGCTCGGCCACAACTACATCGGCACGGAGCACATCCTGCTCGCGCTGCTGGAGCACGAGGCCGGTGCGGGCCTCCTCAGCGGGCTCGGCGTCGACAAGGCGGCGGCCGAGGCGAACGTCGCCGAGGCGCTGGAGAAGGTGCGGAAGTCCCTCCAGGAGGACTGA
- a CDS encoding GTP-binding protein: protein MLSVAIVGGLHADARRAAVDRLLAEVPGSVALHHDLATAVRGTVVRTVRDRTGIVSAGEASLVNDCACCALREDLVPELERLAADGLTRLAVVELWDSVEPKAMAEVVASADLRLTGVITAVDPALVLPYLGNGDDLAEAGLAAAATDQRTVADTFARQLEYAPVLALATSEDADDEDRALLAQLHPTARQVPIGDGDLSGRGDGDRESWFERRPAEEPGLAGQAGLASADSEPRRSPLAEAAFGGFDVEAAAAAQHPACALLPAEADECGVSTLVWHRRRPFHPERLYAALEDLCCAAARSRGRFWLADRPDTLLHWDAAGGALCVENAGPWLASLPDAAWELVPPVRRAAAALDWHPEHGDCCQHLVFTSPGLDRDGLELLLESCLLTDAEYAAGRTAWKQLPPAFDSLLEV from the coding sequence ATGCTGTCCGTCGCCATCGTGGGCGGGCTGCACGCCGACGCCCGCCGGGCGGCCGTGGACCGGCTGCTCGCCGAGGTGCCCGGGTCGGTGGCGCTCCACCACGACCTGGCAACAGCCGTACGGGGCACGGTGGTTCGTACGGTCCGCGACCGCACCGGGATCGTCTCCGCAGGTGAGGCGTCCCTCGTCAACGACTGCGCGTGCTGCGCCCTGCGCGAGGACCTGGTCCCCGAGCTGGAGCGGCTCGCGGCGGACGGGCTGACCCGGCTCGCGGTCGTCGAGCTCTGGGACTCGGTCGAGCCCAAGGCGATGGCGGAGGTCGTGGCGAGCGCGGACCTCCGCCTGACCGGCGTCATCACGGCGGTCGACCCCGCCCTGGTGCTGCCCTACCTCGGCAACGGCGACGACCTCGCCGAAGCGGGCCTCGCCGCTGCCGCCACCGACCAGCGCACGGTCGCCGACACCTTCGCCCGCCAACTGGAGTACGCGCCCGTCCTGGCCCTCGCCACCTCGGAAGACGCCGACGACGAGGACCGCGCCCTCCTGGCCCAGCTCCACCCGACGGCCCGCCAAGTTCCGATAGGCGACGGCGACTTGTCGGGCCGGGGGGACGGCGACCGGGAGTCGTGGTTCGAGAGGCGACCGGCCGAGGAGCCGGGCCTCGCGGGGCAGGCGGGACTCGCCTCGGCGGACTCGGAGCCCCGGAGGTCCCCGCTCGCGGAGGCCGCGTTCGGCGGTTTCGACGTGGAGGCGGCCGCCGCCGCTCAGCATCCGGCCTGCGCGTTGCTGCCGGCCGAGGCCGACGAGTGCGGGGTCTCCACGCTTGTCTGGCACCGGCGGCGGCCGTTCCATCCGGAGCGGCTGTACGCGGCGCTGGAGGATCTGTGCTGCGCGGCGGCGCGCAGCCGGGGGCGGTTCTGGCTCGCCGACCGGCCCGACACGCTGCTGCACTGGGACGCCGCGGGAGGCGCCCTGTGCGTGGAGAACGCCGGGCCCTGGCTGGCCTCCCTGCCCGACGCGGCCTGGGAGCTGGTGCCACCGGTTCGCCGTGCCGCGGCCGCGCTCGACTGGCACCCGGAGCACGGCGACTGCTGCCAGCACCTCGTCTTCACGTCACCGGGCCTCGACCGCGACGGACTCGAACTGCTCCTGGAGTCCTGCCTGTTGACGGACGCGGAGTACGCCGCCGGCCGCACCGCCTGGAAACAGCTCCCGCCCGCCTTCGACTCCCTCCTGGAGGTCTGA
- a CDS encoding DUF2786 domain-containing protein has protein sequence MSSTPSTVERAFEAALYADSDAALDTGASLLASDPASDAELARRGEEFVGGAWRRGWQPADVVRIVRRELDDTHVRLVSALILDESGRNKQTRGPRWTAQLEELTAEAAGASGTKAPPRTDRFSYATAVLGLYRLLLRLPSIEPLDVDAPRAAAGAPKDSRMLTRIRALLAKAEATGFPEEAEALSAKAQELMARHSIDEALLAARTHAKDAPGACRIGVDPPYETAKAVLLDAVSGANRCRAVWNEALGFSTVVGFEPDLEAVELLYTSLLVQATAAMTKAEAAQRAGGRKRTKSFRQSFLAAYAHRTGDRLAEAAEGQVTAGEGELLPVLAARDVAVTDETERMFPATVTTRLRGVNDAAGWEEGAAAADRAQVRARPPLR, from the coding sequence ATGAGCAGTACGCCCAGCACCGTGGAGCGCGCCTTCGAGGCCGCCCTCTACGCCGATTCCGACGCGGCCCTCGACACCGGCGCCTCGCTCCTCGCTTCCGACCCCGCGTCCGACGCCGAACTGGCCCGGCGCGGCGAGGAGTTCGTCGGGGGAGCCTGGCGGCGCGGCTGGCAGCCCGCCGATGTCGTACGGATCGTGCGCCGCGAGCTGGACGACACGCACGTACGCCTGGTCTCGGCGCTGATCCTCGACGAGAGCGGCCGGAACAAGCAGACCCGGGGCCCGCGCTGGACGGCGCAGCTCGAAGAGCTGACCGCCGAGGCTGCCGGGGCCTCCGGGACGAAGGCCCCGCCCCGCACCGACCGCTTCTCGTACGCCACCGCCGTACTGGGGCTGTACCGGCTGCTGCTCCGCCTGCCCTCCATCGAGCCCTTGGACGTGGACGCGCCCAGGGCGGCGGCCGGCGCCCCGAAGGACTCCCGCATGCTCACCCGTATCCGCGCGCTGCTCGCCAAGGCCGAGGCGACCGGGTTCCCGGAGGAGGCGGAGGCACTGAGCGCCAAGGCGCAGGAGCTGATGGCGCGGCACAGCATCGACGAGGCGCTGCTGGCGGCCCGTACGCACGCCAAGGATGCGCCCGGCGCCTGCCGCATCGGCGTCGACCCGCCCTACGAGACGGCCAAGGCGGTGCTCCTCGACGCGGTGTCCGGGGCCAACCGCTGCCGGGCGGTCTGGAACGAGGCCCTCGGCTTCTCGACCGTCGTCGGCTTCGAACCCGACCTGGAGGCCGTCGAACTCCTCTACACCTCACTCCTCGTGCAGGCCACCGCCGCGATGACGAAGGCGGAGGCGGCACAGCGGGCGGGCGGCAGGAAGCGTACGAAGTCCTTCCGGCAGTCGTTCCTCGCCGCGTACGCCCATCGCACAGGCGACCGGCTGGCGGAGGCGGCGGAGGGGCAAGTGACTGCCGGCGAGGGGGAGTTGCTGCCCGTTCTGGCTGCCCGCGACGTGGCGGTCACGGACGAGACCGAGCGGATGTTCCCGGCGACCGTCACGACCAGGCTGCGCGGGGTCAACGACGCGGCCGGCTGGGAGGAAGGGGCCGCCGCGGCGGACCGGGCCCAGGTGAGGGCACGGCCGCCACTGCGGTGA
- a CDS encoding FUSC family protein, with amino-acid sequence MSWRRALKDTARSGIAVEKKRLEPLIAVRGAAGLAIVIALSLWLFGPAAAASSAFGAFQAAIATFQRSWRPRPELAIASGTSLAVSTFLGYLTISKEPLFLALLVVWTFAAGMSWAAGPTIGLIASSNVAIMLVTVTLPTSVAQAAGHAAMMIVGGLVQAALIILFPVRRWGAHRDALADALAAEADYARRLRHEPVASFDPQPLMEARNAAAVTPRQARRRPAELHGARGIAERIRPVLASLADPAMGVPAEGPARDRVRELLASAAALLDAAAHAIRHGEPVAAPPAALATFRTPDTGSILTGAPYRAMTRLNTLLQDVVETAGGTPQEDTPQEGAPKGRGELRDRPQQTRTRPKTAPHHPLRRRPTFLALIPKALKAMRGELRRGSPITRHATRVSAVAATGYILGTWLPLGHGYWAPLTSVMVMRPDFSQTYSRAVARLAGTVIGVAVATGVVQAATPGTLQSGTLAVASAALMYLLMRTGQFATQACIAAYVVFLLGMGGEEWTQTVPERVLLTLMGGLLAMLAYAVYPAWETPRLRTRLADWLAAQGPYVAAVFDSYADPSGSNAPDVRGALLTARTARAAWHAAVARATAEPVRHRGLSRTAADDAEDALAQLGRVAMLLEAHLPERGATPVPPAARFADALRESTHKGAKAIRERRVPTWDAVREALDAWETEDTDKVVRNTATLVLDTLTELSEALDTAVPPMTLDGTAPEKPDGPRNPKDSATR; translated from the coding sequence GTGAGCTGGCGACGGGCGCTGAAGGACACCGCGCGCTCCGGCATCGCCGTGGAGAAGAAGCGGCTCGAACCGCTCATCGCGGTGCGCGGAGCCGCGGGACTCGCGATCGTGATCGCGCTGAGCCTGTGGCTCTTCGGCCCGGCGGCCGCCGCGAGTTCGGCCTTCGGCGCGTTCCAGGCGGCGATCGCGACCTTCCAGCGAAGCTGGCGTCCCCGCCCCGAACTGGCCATCGCCTCCGGTACGAGCCTCGCCGTGTCCACGTTCCTCGGCTACCTCACCATCTCCAAGGAGCCGCTCTTCCTCGCGCTGCTCGTGGTGTGGACCTTCGCCGCCGGGATGAGCTGGGCCGCGGGCCCGACCATCGGCCTGATCGCCTCCTCGAACGTGGCGATCATGCTGGTGACGGTCACCCTGCCGACCTCCGTCGCCCAGGCCGCGGGCCACGCCGCGATGATGATCGTGGGCGGCCTGGTGCAGGCCGCGCTGATCATCCTCTTCCCCGTACGACGCTGGGGTGCCCACCGCGACGCGCTCGCCGACGCCCTGGCCGCCGAGGCCGACTACGCGCGCAGGCTGCGCCACGAGCCGGTCGCGTCCTTCGACCCGCAGCCCCTGATGGAGGCGCGCAACGCGGCCGCCGTCACCCCGCGCCAGGCCCGCCGCCGCCCCGCCGAACTCCACGGCGCCCGCGGCATCGCCGAACGCATCCGCCCGGTCCTCGCCTCCCTCGCCGACCCCGCGATGGGCGTCCCGGCCGAGGGCCCCGCCCGCGACCGCGTCCGCGAACTCCTCGCCTCCGCCGCCGCCCTCCTCGACGCCGCCGCCCACGCCATCCGCCACGGCGAGCCCGTCGCCGCCCCACCCGCGGCCCTCGCCACCTTCCGCACCCCGGACACCGGCAGCATCCTCACCGGAGCCCCCTATCGAGCGATGACCCGCCTCAACACCCTCCTCCAGGACGTGGTGGAAACGGCGGGCGGCACCCCACAGGAGGACACCCCGCAGGAAGGCGCCCCAAAGGGGCGCGGGGAACTGCGCGACCGGCCACAACAGACCCGCACCCGCCCGAAAACAGCCCCCCACCACCCCCTGAGGCGCCGCCCCACCTTCCTCGCCCTGATCCCCAAAGCCCTCAAAGCCATGCGCGGCGAACTCCGCCGGGGTTCCCCCATCACCCGCCACGCCACCCGCGTGTCCGCGGTGGCCGCCACCGGCTACATCCTCGGCACCTGGCTCCCCCTCGGCCACGGCTACTGGGCCCCACTGACCTCGGTCATGGTCATGCGCCCGGACTTCTCCCAGACCTACAGCCGGGCCGTGGCCCGCCTGGCCGGCACGGTCATCGGCGTGGCCGTGGCCACGGGCGTCGTACAGGCGGCGACCCCCGGCACGCTCCAGTCCGGCACACTCGCGGTGGCGAGCGCCGCCCTCATGTACCTCCTCATGCGCACGGGCCAGTTCGCGACCCAGGCCTGCATCGCCGCGTACGTCGTCTTCCTGCTCGGCATGGGCGGCGAGGAGTGGACCCAGACCGTGCCCGAACGCGTCCTGCTCACCCTCATGGGCGGACTCCTCGCGATGCTGGCGTACGCCGTCTACCCGGCCTGGGAGACCCCGCGCCTGCGCACCCGCCTCGCGGACTGGCTGGCCGCGCAGGGCCCGTACGTGGCAGCCGTCTTCGACTCCTACGCGGACCCGTCGGGGAGCAACGCCCCGGACGTCCGCGGGGCCCTGCTCACCGCCCGCACGGCCCGCGCGGCCTGGCACGCGGCGGTGGCCCGCGCCACCGCCGAACCGGTCCGGCACCGAGGCCTCTCCCGCACCGCGGCCGACGACGCCGAGGACGCGCTCGCCCAGCTGGGCCGCGTGGCCATGCTCCTGGAGGCCCACCTCCCGGAACGCGGGGCGACCCCCGTACCGCCCGCCGCCCGCTTCGCCGACGCCCTGCGCGAGTCGACCCACAAGGGCGCGAAGGCCATCCGCGAGCGCCGGGTCCCCACCTGGGACGCGGTACGCGAGGCCCTGGACGCCTGGGAGACGGAGGACACCGACAAGGTCGTGCGCAACACCGCGACCCTCGTCCTCGACACCCTCACCGAGCTCTCCGAGGCCCTCGACACGGCCGTACCGCCCATGACGCTCGACGGAACGGCACCCGAAAAGCCGGACGGGCCGCGAAACCCGAAGGATTCCGCGACCCGCTGA
- a CDS encoding DUF4232 domain-containing protein, which produces MRARPIAVSALTALVATLALTACDDEGSGAKGNKGNKKADSSASAARSTACKADQVGQEVAASEAPAAGDTGSVSVTLTNRSGGDCTLEGFPRVDLNAGGTTWSLTPEESAKPEKLTLKPDETTAFTITYVRGPAGDATKGAAVKTVKFGLPGAGTDLSFPWKYGEVALLSESEPDASVGPLQRAGD; this is translated from the coding sequence ATGCGCGCCCGACCCATAGCCGTCTCCGCACTCACCGCCCTCGTGGCGACCCTCGCCCTGACCGCCTGTGACGACGAGGGCAGCGGTGCCAAGGGGAACAAGGGGAACAAGAAGGCCGACAGCTCGGCATCCGCCGCCCGCTCCACCGCGTGCAAGGCGGACCAGGTCGGACAGGAGGTCGCCGCGAGCGAGGCCCCGGCCGCCGGCGACACCGGGAGCGTCTCGGTCACCCTCACCAACCGTTCCGGCGGCGACTGCACCCTGGAGGGCTTCCCCCGCGTCGACCTGAACGCGGGCGGCACCACCTGGTCCCTCACCCCGGAGGAGTCCGCGAAGCCGGAGAAGCTGACTCTCAAGCCGGACGAGACCACCGCCTTCACGATCACGTACGTACGGGGGCCCGCGGGCGACGCGACGAAGGGTGCCGCCGTGAAGACCGTGAAGTTCGGCCTGCCCGGCGCGGGCACCGACCTCTCCTTCCCCTGGAAGTACGGCGAGGTCGCGCTGCTGAGCGAGAGCGAGCCGGATGCCTCGGTGGGCCCGCTCCAGCGCGCCGGCGACTGA
- the rpsR gene encoding 30S ribosomal protein S18 has translation MPRKPDRKPAPRPNPLGTAKITYIDYKDTDLLRKFISDRGKIRSRRVTRVSTQQQRLLARAIKNAREMALLPYSSR, from the coding sequence ATGCCCCGCAAACCCGACCGCAAGCCGGCGCCCCGCCCCAATCCGCTGGGCACGGCGAAGATCACGTACATCGACTACAAGGACACGGATCTGCTGCGGAAGTTCATCTCCGACCGGGGCAAGATCCGCAGTCGTCGGGTCACGCGTGTGAGCACCCAGCAGCAGCGGCTGCTGGCGCGGGCGATCAAGAACGCTCGGGAGATGGCTTTGCTTCCGTACTCTTCGCGATAG
- the rpmB gene encoding 50S ribosomal protein L28 — protein sequence MSAHCMLTGARPGFGNSISHSHRRTSRRFDPNIQSKRYWLPGEGRYVRLRLSTKGIKTVDVIGVEAAVARIRARGVKV from the coding sequence ATGTCCGCGCACTGCATGCTGACCGGAGCCCGGCCGGGCTTCGGGAACTCCATCTCCCACTCGCATCGGCGCACGTCACGCCGCTTCGACCCCAACATCCAGAGCAAGCGCTACTGGCTGCCGGGCGAGGGCCGGTACGTACGGCTGAGGCTGAGCACGAAGGGCATCAAGACGGTCGACGTCATCGGTGTCGAGGCCGCCGTGGCCCGGATCCGGGCCCGTGGGGTGAAGGTCTGA
- a CDS encoding type B 50S ribosomal protein L31, whose translation MREEIHPAYGPVVFRDRAANHAFLTRSTLVAGGSGKTIEWEDGNTYPVVDVEISNVSHPFYTGTARVMDTAGRVERFERRFGRRGGERDDRPGDRRGER comes from the coding sequence ATGCGCGAGGAGATCCATCCGGCGTACGGTCCCGTCGTCTTCCGGGACCGGGCCGCCAACCACGCCTTCCTGACCCGCTCGACCCTCGTCGCCGGGGGGAGCGGGAAGACGATCGAGTGGGAGGACGGCAACACCTACCCGGTCGTCGACGTCGAGATCTCGAACGTGAGCCACCCCTTCTACACGGGGACGGCCCGCGTCATGGACACGGCCGGCCGCGTGGAGCGCTTCGAGCGCCGGTTCGGCAGGCGCGGCGGCGAGCGCGACGACCGGCCCGGTGACCGGCGCGGGGAGCGGTGA
- the rpmG gene encoding 50S ribosomal protein L33, which translates to MARNELRPVIKLRSTAGTGYTYVTRKNRRNDPDRMTLRKYDPLAGRHVDFREER; encoded by the coding sequence ATGGCACGCAACGAACTCCGTCCGGTCATCAAGCTCCGGTCCACGGCCGGGACCGGCTACACGTACGTCACCCGCAAGAACCGCCGTAACGATCCCGACCGGATGACCCTGCGCAAGTACGACCCCCTCGCCGGCCGGCACGTCGACTTCCGAGAGGAGCGCTGA